The genome window CTAAAGATTCTTTATAATCAAGACTCACTCACTTTTGTTGAAGCAAGAGAAAATAATAGTTAATTAGTTAGTTAATGCTGATCATTTATATCTcttgttattcttatttatgccaaaaaataaaagttacagtgctttgtgtgtgcgtgtgcatgcccGTGTGTGTCTAGTACTCATAAGCAGAGTGTGGTGTCTTCTGTGATGTGGTTCTGGTGCTCTGGCTGCTGAGGCTGATGTGTCTCTTCAGACAGGGGATTTTCTTAGCAAGCAGCCTTCTGAAGTGGCTTTGGAACTTCTTACCCacaaatgtgtaaaacacaGGACTAATGCAACAATACAAGTAGGCAATGTTCCGGGTCACATAAAGTGCATAGTCCAAGCTCTCTGAGTCAGTACACTGGTCATCCTCCTCACTGGTGCTGTAGATCTGGACAGCTTGAAGGAGTATGACGATATTATAGGGCGTCCAGCAGGCAAAGAAGGtgaaaattattataaatatgaGCCTGATGGCATGGCACTTGCCCTTCATGCGGGTGGACAGGATGCGGATGGTGATGCTGATGTAGCAGTACATCACCATGAAcaaagggaggaggaagaagagcaggAATTGTTGGTAATAACTGACTAGACGCCAGCGCTCCATGGTGCTCTTGGGGAATCCTGACTCCTCACACATCAGTCCATCTAACGGACTCTTCCACACATTTTGGAGAACCAGCTCTTTCACACTTGCTACAATACTGATGCACCAAACTGCCACTGATGCTATGATGGCATATGCCTTTTTCCTGCTCTTGGCAGCTGCCACTGCATGCACCACTGCAAGGTATCGGTCGAACGTCATGAgtgtgaggaagaggatggagCTGTAGAAACCTATGAAGTAGGCACTGCTGACCATCTTACACAGAGCAATGCCAAAAATCCACTCTGACATATGGTACGTTGCCCAGAAGGGGAGACTGGAGGCAAAGAGAATGTTGGAGAGGACCAAATTCAGGAGCAAGATGTTTGTCACCGTGTTGAGCTTCTCATACTTGTAGATGATGAAGAGGACAAGCCCATTGCCAATGTAACTCAGGAGGAAGTTGACATAGTAGAAAATTGGGATGAATCTTGCACCAAACTGATTGACACTCTTCTTCATGCAGAGCTGGACAGTGTCACTGACCACATAGGTTGGGTCGGTGATGTTATAGGTTTCATTGAGTAAGTCCAGGAAGTCCTGATACTGGTTCGTATCATCATTCATGGCTGGGGTTTTTCCTGTGGCACAGAAACAGTAAATACCTATGTTAGTCCATTTGCTGTTGGTTGTAGAAATTGAAACACATTTACTCTGTTTTTACATAAGCTGAGCTGGGCTGGACTTCAGCACAAACCTCTCACTCAACCAAGAAGGCTCATGTCTATTCTCCACAGTACACATCTATATTACACTAGTACTGTAcctttgtttactttattttactatctgttctacagtatgtgtaaatacatgtatttaaacttgtgcatatatacagtatgtgtatatgtattatttttacttagtttttattcatattagCACATGAAATGATTCTAGTggtattatttcttttttctatttacacCCTTTGATAAATCTCTGTCTCTGACGCCTGACCTGTAGTAGCCCTGTGCTAAGACAActcaatgggcctcatgcaagtaGCACTCGTACGAACAGATTTGTTCATAAGTGACACGGTAAcactttagattacagcccgCAACATACAGTGTAATTACTCCGTAGTTACAGTGTAACTTTTGTACTAATGGTGTACCAGTACAGTACGTACCAATACATATATGCAGGTACAGGGGAAAAAGATGTGAAGTTACGGAATAAGGGAGTAACAATATGGGAATTCAGAAGAacttatactgtagttattttttaactacCAGGTACCCATTCTATTATTACAGGGTGCAGTATGACcataaaactgagcaaaaatctGGACGTTTCAGGAAAGATGTGATGACTTCTGCAGCATGTAATAAATCTGATATGATTTTATGTCAAAATGACCTTATTACCAACAAACAGGCAAAATACAAAGTGTAAATCAAATAAGTGAAAAAGATTTGGAtaggaaaaaacaataaaagcagtgccaaaaagacaataataatgcaagagtactattttttttttattacagttgtGACTTATAACCTTTCATATCAGCGTCATCAAAGTTGAATGGGTATGGTTCATTCATATCAGATCACAGCAGGAGGCGACGGAGTGTTTTAAAGataaagaaatggaaaaggCTCTCCGCCCACCCACCCTTCAGGCATAAGCTGGTGAGATGTTTTCTGCTATCCTACTTTACAGCAAACATATAGTCAGTAATAATCTGACTATATTCATTGGTGCAGCGCTGTCTGGTTTGTGGCTCATGTCAAATGTAGTGTTAACTCAACAAAAGAAAGATGCTGTTGAAGTGTTACCTTGATATTTATTTGTTAGTCACTGGACATCCAAACTAATGCTGTGTGTACCCCATAGTTATTTAAGTACcccaaaatgaaaaaggagcaATGTAGTTTGCCTGTTTGTTGTAATAGgatcattttgaaataaaatcacattagaTTTATTAAGTGCTGCAGAAGTCATCACTCCATCTTCCCTGAAACATCCagatttttgctcagttttatgATCATACTATACCCTGTAATAACACAATAGGTACCTAGTAGTTAAACAATAACTAGAGTATTAATTCTTTCTAAATTCTTCCCAAACTTCCAGATCATTGCTCAGTAGTTTTGTAGGTTGTACATacactgtaataataaaatgagatgacttttgttgtgatttggcgctatataaataaaactgaattgaagaaaattgaaaatttaattatttgttttcaccTGTAGAAACTAGAAAGAGCAGCTTTTTACCATGATCAGTATTAATGAGGAtccaaacaaaatacaaagaaattatTAGGACCATTAAAACCCTGTTTGTAACTGTCAATCACCAGATGATAATCCTGTTCTCAGCTATAAACTCATTCTACCAGGGAGCTAAACTGAAGCAGGAATAATGTACCCCTGACCCTGAGAGTCACTGCTCTCAAAGATGTAACATATAGTGTTATGAAATAACTGACCATTAACCTAATGATTCATGTGTGCTCTGTCATCTTGTGTTAACACTTGTAgttaaaatacagaacagaaactGCTGATTTGTCGCTGTAAAAAAGTCCTGACTCTCTCAACTGGTCTGCAATACTTGTTCCGAGAAATGACTCATTATTAGCAAAAcaggttttttaaaatgttttttaactcTGAACTGTTGGAGGAGAATTGTAAAGTAGCATAAGTGCCGCTTTATGGTTTTCATTTCCAATAAAATTAGTTAGGAATACATTATGTAAGTTTCAGAAGTGAAGTTAGATGTAAAGTTAAATTCATATATTTGAGTTaatttattgaaaatgttttttcagtaGTAACTATTTACACGTTAATGTTTACACAGTTcattatttacatattcacaagtttgaatatttttatgaGCAACTTTAAGACAGCTCCAATAATCTGTTGATTCTGCCTCTCAAACTCCTGGCctctgattgattaattgagtcACAAGTGAATTAGGACCAaggaagtgtttttgttttgacgCTGATTAATTGTCTCCATCAGTAACTAGCAGTTAATGGCTATCCTGCTCTATTACCTGAGCTACAGCCATGCCAATAAGTATCCAATACTGGCATGATGGTCCGGCCCTGGGGGGCCAGGATCACCCATCCAGGTAATTTGGCCCTCCCAGGAGAAATCAGCATCAACGCCATTCAATGCACAGACTTACTGGGGCTCAAGCCTTGGGCCCAACGATATGAAAGGGTCTATGAGgctctggggaaaaaaataaataataactcttttttaaaatctttgtcgcctctttctgtttctagGAAGCTTGTTTAACCCTCTGAACTTCAGTTCGCAGCAGTTACTGTTATTAAGAGTTTTTGTTGGGATGTGACGCTGGAGTTGGAAGTTAAAGCGGCTTGCTGAGGTTAACATGCCAGCAAGTGTTTCAGTTTAAACAGTGACAGTGTTAACTgaggggtgttccatcaacgcagctgaattgatgattgatgattaTTACaaccttttctttatttctcaggcagaataccatctaattgacatttgtatatttatcagccaacatgaatataaagtattGAAATGGACTTCACTATTTACTGactgttgactgtttcaaaacaCAGTTCAGCTGTTTCAAATGGAGTGTGCGCACAGTTTTGAAGCAGCGGGGGTTCTGACTTTAGCCAATGAAAGGTTCCTTATTTTCCCTGGCAGCAGAACAGGTGAGGATAGTGGTGAAAGTCACTTAAATTTCTTTCCCCCCTTTtattgtcataagcttcaaggacaCTACGTTTGTcaatgagagaaaatgactttctgtctccGTCATGATGTCAATGTGCACGCAGCAGCATGCCTGAGGTAGGCAATAATGGTGCCACAGCTGCTTGtcatgggagtaaagtacaaaaaatagaTTTACCATAGTTTAAAATGTTCTCCATATGCTGTCATGTATGAGGAGAGCCCAAATGAGCACTGTAATTGTAAGACTACTGTAAGACTACTTGACTTCTATaggcaaattatttaaacagcatataTTTTGCATAGGAGTTattctgtcccaagctttttgatccatataagcagctgatcactgtagCTGTGATCACTGTACGTGGTTACTGcaatatacatttaaacacagcagaaggtcaTAGTTtgaactttatttaaatttctttttgtcttcagagcttgaacaaaatgagtgaatgaataaataacttcaaaacaacgttggcacacttttatttcttaaattataaaaatgctaagcttttaaataaaagggttcACTCAAACACAGAAGTGACCATGAATAAAATGGGGATTAACTTAAGTATTGTTTAGaaattttatatttctaaacaCGGACAAGTGATGCAAGTGCGGAAAAGGCACTTGATGGAACCGTCTTTTCTTTCCGCCTGTCACACATTCTTTGACACTCAGCTAAATTAATCTTGACAGCCTGCCACGGAGCAGACTAGTTCTTTTGATTAAGTTACCACGGTTACTGAGCTGGAAATCATATAAGCTACAGTGATGGAATGGAGctctcacttaaattagcaAGGCTTATCGAAATAAACCAggcttttcctttttccttttttgatggaacacccctctGGTTATCGTGGTGacggcagctgttgaaaacacgaACAGAACATGTAGGTGTCACAGTATATAATCGTCTGGTCCTTTTTGTATTACTGCTGCATGGTCCCACGTAAAATGGGCCAAAAGCATTCCCTGGCCACCAGTCCACACTCACCGTGGGTAACTGATTTCCAAAAAACAATCCACCCAGACAAATATCACAACACATAGCCTACACATATACTACACAGACAGCCTACACATGGGCCCCAACTCAAGATTTTCACCATCGACTCAGAGTCGGTGCTTCTGATTATAGGCATACATACTACACATGATTACATTATTAATTGTGTCGTTCGTCAATAGCCTCCTTGGCAGTTACGCAGCTAAACTAAATTGCACCTGCAAACCAGCTGCCcaacactaaactgatatactAACAGCCTACATGACTctcatgttttacttttaagaCTCGTGTTTTGTCGTTGTTCATTacttgtgatgtgaaaacgtcagATTTCCACACAGTCAGGGAAATAAAAATTGTGCGTCCTGGTTCTGTAATACAATCCAGGCGCAGCACAGAGCGTCTCTTGGTtgctgacagtgctgtcagtTGAAGAGTCTATCACACTGGGTGGTAGAGGGGGGGAAACGCAGAGATGTTCGTACGCGTCTTTAAAGGGGAAGTAAACcgactttgctgcatttaacaccGGATCTGAGAGGTTGGCACAGGAAACAGTCGCTATGCATCTTGCTATCCTGTTTCCATCCCAGTTGTGTCATGCTGTCTCCCTGCGTTACTCTGTGCATAATGATGTTGCTAGAAAAAAAGGCAGTGATTCGAATGATAATATCCACTCAGAGACTTACTGACTGATGCATCGACTCAGAGACTTTTAACGGAGTTAAAACTGAGTTCAATCAGAATATGTAGAGCGTTACAGTGGgtgaacaacaaaaaataaacaaaaggagCTTTACATTCACTGAATACACAGTAGAGGTAGTTTAAATCAGATTATTGcttaatgtaattaaaaacaattaaaaaaacttaAGTCTGATGAAAACTCACATTTAAAGACAGGTCACTTCACCATATATTTGATTGATTATAAATACCCAATTTCAAACCAGAATGAACCAGCAAAATATGCATGTACATTTCTTAAAGAAGTGTGAAGtgttaaatattcaaatgtaatttttaaaaatctgtactTGATGTCACTGTCAGTAAAGGCTGATTGAACTTACCGGTGCAGCTTTGTAGCAATGAAGTGGAGGGAGAGCAATGAGGAACAAAGTAAAACAGAGTGTCTTCAGAATGCCCACAGCAGCTGGCTGAGTTGAACAGTTTTAGTGACAAGGAGGCCAGCATCTGTTAAAGGGGCTGTCCTAAAACAGACTAATTGTCatgtagcgtgtgtgtgtgtttgtgtgtgtgtgtgtgtgtgtgtgtgtgtgtgtcagtaaaaACCCCCATAAAGTTCTAAAAAGTACTTAGACAGAAAGTagtatttgggtggaataaacctttaaaattgTAAGATGAGGAAgggtgatgaagaggaggagagaggtgatgtgtgtgtgtgtgtgattgtttgcAGGTGTACCGGAGTCAGAGAAGAGCTGCACCTCATCTCAGTAATCAATACCTCTACAAATACTCAGCCCTGCCACTTAAATCTGCttatgaaaacacagagagtAGGTAAAAAAGGATATGTTTTGACGGTCCACCCGcccataaatgtattttttgatgGCCCACCAGCCTACcgggatttgtcccagtatgcccgATTATGCCCTTAAATACCCATAATATGCAGTGGGTTCCAAAAGTGTGAGACCAtattgaaaatcttttttttttttacgttaacctggaaataatcagaaaatttGAGGTttagaacatttaaaaagacaagtaatgacatgtaaaatgaagaagaaatactTTTTCTGAGCTAGTTCTAGGCTAGCaatcaaatttaaacaaatttgtGGCATTGACCAACTTAACTCCTTTGTAAAAAAAGGTCAGACTTCCTTGAATTGTATCCCTTCCATTGAAGCGTGTGTTCAGATGATGGTGGATTTGATCGACTCATCAGAGGCTCGTTCAAGTAACTTAACTTGCAGCCAtggttcacctgttataaaagtggctttaaaatataaatatataaataaacatttcttataaactttttctctgtcaccttcttattttatttttatggcatattcaattattttcatttatggGAGTGTCACAGTTAAGGAAGGCTGTGTTGAGTTAGGACCACCAAATTTAGGGGCTTGGTCGCCCGTGGGGCCAGTGcttaaaaatatcattatccTTTACACATGGTAGTGAATGGAACAATAGCCTGtctccacatcatcaaaacttgatgataacttacaaacatgaacacgtTTTGTCCTGCAGCTCAATTTGTTGAACAAACCACGAAACAAGCATACACCGGGGAGAAGTGCATCGCTAAAGTCAGTGCGCAGATAGATAGccaattagctgctcagctacagcacattaaacagtgtGTAAACAATGGCCGTATAAAGAGAACCGGATGGAGCAttggaggcggggccccgttcattccagtaaagttgctcagtggtgcgaACAGGTTTCTGCGATGCTACTTTTAGATGCCACCTCCGGTGGAAAAGTCAAAACTGCGACTAAAACAAAACTTTAGAAAGCAGCAACACTCGCTGTTCTTGTTGTACGCAGAAcattcatgtactgtatatacttcaGCTGCAGGCGCACTGTGCTCCTACTGATACAGTGAATGATTTCTTTGTGGATTCAAATGTAGAAACAACTGTGAGGCCTCGTACTAAAAGTAGCATCGCAGGGCAGGATGAAGACCTTGAAGCAGGAAGAAGGCTTTATTCCAAGTTAATAGTTTGTTTAAATGGAATGATGTGACCGGTGAACTAAATTCAATGAGCAATGAGCATTACCCTGTAGTTAATGTTGTGTTCCCACACACTTCTtcataaatgtaacattaatatAGAAACTGGTATTTTTCCCTTGTGGGTACTGTGATGACACTGAATTAATTAGTCTGCAGCTTAAACCACAGTCAAAACACTTCCTTCCAGGCATCGTTTCATTCATCGCCTATCACTTCACACTTCACTCACATTACCACATAGTTAAACATTGTTGTCAGTAGACTTATTTTTAAAGAGTGAACAATTCCAGGCTGGAGCTGCTTTGAGACACTACATACAGGCTTGAATGTAGGTTAATGGTTTACCTCATCCCCTCCCACTATTTTTCCTTCAAAACATTCACTCAGAGGAAATTTATGGTAGGTGTTTTGTACTTTGTCACCATGGCAGCCTATCAGATGATACGTTTTCAGCTGTGTCAGTCTCTGATGATCTGTTTTGTGGTCAAAAGTGGAGCAAGCCAATAATGACACGGATGAGGAAACGATTGCTTCTGGTTTGATTATAATCAAAGACAGGACGGCTTAACTAAATAAAACGAGACACTAAATGACAATCAGGTGTAGTTGGAAGGTGTAGCTGTGATATTCTCAGATAAGACACtttgtattttcctgtttttttgttttgagagaCTATTTCCTCACAACCTGCTAAATGCTGGTAAATTGCAtcttgtgtgtttcctgctgtaCTTTTCGAGAAGCCCTGCTGGCTAATATTGTGATTTAAATAGTCCTGGTAGTATGTTGACGAATTTGTTTTTAGTCTCTTGTCTAACTCATCCGGGTCACAGCACCAAATGTAACAGGGGACTATATTAGCCTCACAGTTTATAATGCCCCCATTAAGTTTCCTTTATATCGCTGATAATAGTGACAGCCTACagtctctgcgttgtgttgtGAAGATGATGGTGGACTAACAGCTGACAGTTAGTAACATCAGTTGACTCCAATGAAGACACCCTGACAGCTCCGATGtcgaaaataacacaaatatgtacaccttacaactattaaataaaggtaaaattactgacaaaattacAGTCCCCTCCAAAAGTATTGGAACAGCAAGGCAAATTCCCTTTTTTGGTTgttcactgaagacatttggGTTTAAGATAAAAAGATTAGTATGAGACAAGATATCAGAATGTCAGCTTTTATTTCCTGGTATTTACATTTAGATGTGTTAAACAACTTATATATATCACCTTGCAATAACTGCCTCAAGCCTGCAACCCATCGACATCACCAAACTGTTGCTTTCCTCATTTGTGATGCTATTCCAGGCTTTTACTGCAGCTTCTTTCAGTTCTTGTTTGTTTCGGGGGGGTttctcacttcagtttcctcttCAGGAGGTGAAATGCATGCTCTATTGGGTTAAGGTCACAGGTGATTGACTTTGCAAATTTCAATCTGGCCTTCTGATTCTTACTGCTGATGAGTGGTTTGCATTTTGTGGTATAGCCTCTATATTTCTGCTCTCTGAGTCTTCTTCGAACAGTGGACAGTCGAACTGTGGAGGTCGTTGGTGATGTGACTTactgatgttttggggtttttcttCGCAGCTCTCACAATATTTCTGTCATCAACTACTGTTGTTTTCCTTGGCTGACCTGTTCGACGTCTGTTACTCAATACACCagtagtttctttctttttcaggatATTCCAAATTGTTGTGCTTGCTATGCCCAATGTTTGTCCAATGGCTCTGAttgattttccttcttttctcagCTTCAAAATGGTTTGCTTTTCTCCCATGGACAGCTCTCTGGTCTTCATGTTGGTTTATCCTCTTTAATAAGAAATGCAGTCTTTATAGGTTTAAACCCAGGCCAAAAAGTAGACTAGTCATGCAGAGCTATTTAATGTTGGAACAATCAACCTTAAAGGCAACACCTGGTCAACAAGAAACACCTGTCAGTCACATGTTCCAATAGTTTTGCTCACTTGAAAAATGGGTGGGTTCAAACAAAGGGTGGTATGTCCTGAGTTGTTTAACACATCTAGATGTAAATACCAGGAAATAAAAGCTGACATTCTGAACTCTTGTCTCATACTCATCTTTTGATCTTAAACccaaatgtcttcagtgaacaacaaaaacaagggaATTTGCCTTGCTGTTCCAATACTTTTGGAGGGGACTGTATATtctatattaaaagattttgctgttagacatagtgaccatttaaagcacaactaatgtatttaatgtaacatgcaagagGCATATGTTACATATGCGCCAGCTGAGTAATttctataggactgaatgggtgccatttttagtccagtatccagctattataatacatccatgagtagtgcatgaagccaaaaaagttcaatttctTCCGCATTGCTTCCGCATCTGTGCGGCCCATGAAACaagcgcactagtgacttttgCCAGCCAAGTCAGCTATTTCCGCacctttcacaatgtaagtctatgggaaaaagtctttttgggccagtgtgcatcacgtgacgttgtaattacacagtttggttGCTATGTCAAATTAGGTTGAAAGCCCGGcactcttcctgtatccagttctctttatacatccatggtgtaAACAtatctgcagatgtcacttcggacccgttagatgctggtttggttgttgttcttcaaaatccctgttagcaacacacattgcattgcatttacagcagtttgtttactttgtcttcaacgagacattacattttacagttaatctGCAACTCACATGCGTGCCGAACTGCTGGGGGCGATCCGTACAGATAACGGATCAACTATGTTCCGTAACACCAGTAGTAAATACCCATATGCATACATATTACATATCATACGCTATCTATAACTCAGTCTCTGGGATGAGAACataacagaggagagagaaaaatgcagTAATTCATCTGTTTCTAATCCATCCACCATCTGCTCCTGATTACTAACTTGAGCCACCATATTccgaaaaaaacccaaaacatacactcacacactatatatatatatatatatatatatatatatatatatatatatatatatatatatatatatatatatatatacacacacatatatatatatacacacatatatatatatatacacacatatatatatacatataaaaatcaataaaacaagaaaatgggCTTATTGTACTTTAATctgttgtaaatataaaataaatatgatctATACAGGCTCTTCCCTTTTGAAAACCATACCACATCAAAATGATACCAAAATTGAGGATTTCCCAATTGGTAAATATTCCTCATTATTATACTAcatactattattatcattattttagaCCTCTACTCAACACCTGTTGGAGCAGGACAAATTCCACCTTATTGTTTTCATAAGTACATGGAGTTGGTCAGTGCCAGCAGCCTTTATTCAGTTCCTCTGTGTGCTCTGTCACAGCTGGTGGAGGAGGATTCAGCAGGTCGATGGTCTGTCCCTCTCTGAGCATCAGAACTGCCTGCTTCAGACTCCATCTGCAAGGAGGGACAAACACAGGTCAGGAATGGTGCATACAAAGCGCTGGAAATGCTATATTAGCAATGTCACGTAAAACTTGAcctccaaaagaaaaaaaagaataagataGGAGGAGATGAGTCTGTTACATTTCCACATATCCAAAGTCTATCTGGGAATACTGGAAAACATGACGCCTGGGACACAGCCTGCGTGAACAGCATGTGTGCATCGCTGAAGTGCTGCGTCTTGCACGCTTgcagtgtccacacagacagcgtCCACACAGACAGGATTGCTGCTGAGGCGCTTCTGCTgccagccctatctttctacatagagtttggctttgataatggccatcaataataacatgtttcatatttcctttatatttagtttagtcaGAAACAGATTAAGAAGCTTGTgctcaattgttaaaaataaataaaaatgtgaggTGAAAGCAGCTTTCTTTCTGATGGGCATATTGGGGTCTGGTTGAGGAAACTTGTGTGTCAGCCACATGCAGTCCTCACAAaggatgggttttttttattgattatattaatCATTCCGCCAGTTAAACCCCTGCTGTCAACGAGTGACGAAAATCACTTCAGACGACACCAAGTTCCTCAAACGAGTCAGACACACTccgacaaacaaacctccaaactgtGAGGAGGGAgactgacaacaaataaggaaagTAACAACACCAAATCTCTGCCTGGAAGCAGGTGAAATGACAGACAGGAGCCCCGGGTTTGGACTCATATCACAGAAAGCGAGCAGGAGTCGAGAAAAGCTTTCTGTTATATTAGTTCAAACCGGGGCTTCATGTGTCACCGACTCTCTGCACTAGAGTTCCCCACTAGAGCAGCTCCCTGTCCCGGCGTGCACCATGCAGACTGACCTGCAGTGGtgacacttcatgtctgtgacatattctacagatatagatattgaaactatagtgaaaggtctaatgttgctggtatgatgtTAATAGGACTATCAATTGATAATTTTCTctgtctatttttgctgagaactGCGCGTATCACGCGGAAAAACAGGCAAGACCCCAAATCTCTAGATGAGGCAGCACTGCAGCAGTCGTGTGTGAGCTGAATGGCATGTTAACAGCTCTAATCTGTTAACATCggcgccgaaatgaaaagcaagaggttccgcgaTGCACACGCACTGCTCACACAGGCTGTGTTTCCCAGGCGTGATAGAGTAGAACA of Thunnus thynnus chromosome 12, fThuThy2.1, whole genome shotgun sequence contains these proteins:
- the ccr12a gene encoding chemokine (C-C motif) receptor 12a, which gives rise to MLASLSLKLFNSASCCGHSEDTLFYFVPHCSPSTSLLQSCTGKTPAMNDDTNQYQDFLDLLNETYNITDPTYVVSDTVQLCMKKSVNQFGARFIPIFYYVNFLLSYIGNGLVLFIIYKYEKLNTVTNILLLNLVLSNILFASSLPFWATYHMSEWIFGIALCKMVSSAYFIGFYSSILFLTLMTFDRYLAVVHAVAAAKSRKKAYAIIASVAVWCISIVASVKELVLQNVWKSPLDGLMCEESGFPKSTMERWRLVSYYQQFLLFFLLPLFMVMYCYISITIRILSTRMKGKCHAIRLIFIIIFTFFACWTPYNIVILLQAVQIYSTSEEDDQCTDSESLDYALYVTRNIAYLYCCISPVFYTFVGKKFQSHFRRLLAKKIPCLKRHISLSSQSTRTTSQKTPHSAYEY